A genome region from Microplitis demolitor isolate Queensland-Clemson2020A chromosome 1, iyMicDemo2.1a, whole genome shotgun sequence includes the following:
- the LOC103575513 gene encoding ATP-dependent Clp protease ATP-binding subunit clpX-like, mitochondrial isoform X2: MSCIRCCLYNTRSLVSANHVTNHVQKIVRVVAARSLSTTCVLSKAPSEPTPPNKDIGTTAGSGNGNGKGGGGGGGKKNTLTCPKCGDPCTHVETFVSSTRFVKCEKCSHFFVVLSEIDSKRSLKETSRGDDPKQGFYRKPPPPPKKIFEYLNKHVIGQEYAKKVLSVAVYNHYKRIHNNLPPQNSVQAGSNQVGPQELNYPFTHRDLLHVSSLGNPLSVGLQHPPGSTDQQKVSGNQSVPGSDILDSTQHQLKLEKSNILLLGPTGSGKTLLAQTIAQCLDVPFAICDCTTLTQAGYVGEDIESVIAKLLQDANYIVERAQMGIVFLDEVDKIGAVPGIHQLRDVGGEGVQQGMLKMLEGTIVNVPERNSSRKLRGDTLQVDTTNILFVASGAYNGLDRLVSRRKNEKYLGFGAAPATENPGRRAASLADVANMSPSTEDDNKEKDILLRQVEARDLIDFGMIPEFVGRFPILVPFHTLDRKMLVRILTEPSNAMVPQYQMLFSMDKVDLTFTNEALDAIAALAMDRKTGARGLRAIMESLLLEPMFDVPGSDVLSVHVTEASVGGKDKPQYVRRGDSTTEEDPQQQEQQAQHVNN, translated from the exons ATGAGCTGTATAAGGTGCTGTTTGTATAATACAAGATCTCTAGTATCAGCGAATCATGTTACGAATcacg TGCAAAAAATAGTACGAGTTGTAGCAGCAAGATCATTGTCGACGACTTGTGTATTGTCTAAAGCGCCTAGTGAACCAACACCACCTAATAAAGATATTGGCACTACAGCAGGTAGTGGAAATGGAAATGGCAAAGGAGGTGGAGGCGGTggagggaaaaaaaatacattaacaTGCCCAAAGTGTGGGGATCCTTGTACACATGTTGAAACGTTCGTat cGTCAACGAGATTCGTAAAATGCGAAAAGTGTTCCCATTTCTTTGTGGTATTGTCAGAAATTGACTCAAAAAGAAGTCTTAAAGAAACATCAAGAGGTGATGACCCTAAACAAGGATTTTACAGGAAACCTCCACCACctccaaaaaaa atatttGAATACTTGAACAAGCATGTGATAGGTCAAGAATACgctaaaaaagttttgagcGTAGCAGTGTACAATCACTATAAACGTATTCACAATAATCTTCCACCTCAGAATTCGGTGCAAGCCGGCTCTAATCAAGTTGGACCCCAAGAACTCAACTATCCATTTACTCACAGAG aTTTACTTCACGTGTCGAGCTTGGGAAATCCATTGAGTGTTGGTCTTCAACACCCGCCTGGTAGTACTGATCAACAAAAAGTCAGTGGTAACCAATCGGTCCCTGGTTCAGATATTTTAGACAGCACTCAACATCAATTGAAATTAGAGAAGAGTAATATTCTTCTATTAGGCCCTACTGGGTCAGGAAAAACTCTGTTAGCTCAAACAATAGCTCAGTGTTTGGATGTACCCTTTGCTATTTGCGATTGTACGACTCTCACTCAAGCTGGATATGTCGGTGAAGACATCGAGAGTGTAATAGCTAAATTACTTCAAGATGCAAACTATATTGTCGAAAGAGCTCAAATGGGTATTGTATTTTTGGACGAGGTTGATAAAATTGGCGCAGTACCCGGAATCCATCAGTTACGTGACGTAGGTGGTGAAGGTGTACAACAGGGTATGCTAAAAATGTTGGAAGGTACTATCGTCAATGTACCGGAAAGAAATAGTTCACGTAAATTACGTGGTGATACATTACAAGTTGACACAACAAATATTCTGTTTGTTGCGTCCGGAGCTTACAATGGCCTTGACAGGCTCGTGTCGCGacgtaaaaatgaaaaatatcttGGTTTTGGTGCTGCACCAGCAACTGAAAATCCTGGTAGACGAGCAGCATCATTAGCTGATGTTGCCAATATGTCACCATCAACTGAAGatgataataaagaaaaagatattTTGCTAAGACAAGTTGAAGCACGAGATCTTATTGATTTTGGAATGATTCCTGAGTTTGTTGGAAGGTTTCCTATTTTGGTGCCTTTCCATACGCTTGACAGAAAAATGCTCGTAAGAATTTTAACTGAACCCAGCAATGCCATGGTCCCACAGTATCAAATGCTGTTTTCAATGGACAag GTTGATTTAACATTTACAAATGAAGCTCTTGATGCAATAGCGGCACTTGCAATGGATAGAAAAACAGGAGCAAGAGGACTTCGTGCTATCATGGAGTCACTTTTACTAGAGCCAATGTTTGATGTACCCGGTAGTGATGTTTTGAGTGTACACGTTACTGAAGCATCTGTTGGTGGTAAAGATAAGCCTCAATATGTAAGAAGAGGTGACTCAACAACTGAAGAAGACCCTCAACAACAAGAACAACAAGCACAGCAtgtgaataattga
- the LOC103575513 gene encoding ATP-dependent Clp protease ATP-binding subunit clpX-like, mitochondrial isoform X1 — translation MSCIRCCLYNTRSLVSANHVTNHVQKIVRVVAARSLSTTCVLSKAPSEPTPPNKDIGTTAGSGNGNGKGGGGGGGKKNTLTCPKCGDPCTHVETFVSSTRFVKCEKCSHFFVVLSEIDSKRSLKETSRGDDPKQGFYRKPPPPPKKIFEYLNKHVIGQEYAKKVLSVAVYNHYKRIHNNLPPQNSVQAGSNQVGPQELNYPFTHRGLKPHLLHVSSLGNPLSVGLQHPPGSTDQQKVSGNQSVPGSDILDSTQHQLKLEKSNILLLGPTGSGKTLLAQTIAQCLDVPFAICDCTTLTQAGYVGEDIESVIAKLLQDANYIVERAQMGIVFLDEVDKIGAVPGIHQLRDVGGEGVQQGMLKMLEGTIVNVPERNSSRKLRGDTLQVDTTNILFVASGAYNGLDRLVSRRKNEKYLGFGAAPATENPGRRAASLADVANMSPSTEDDNKEKDILLRQVEARDLIDFGMIPEFVGRFPILVPFHTLDRKMLVRILTEPSNAMVPQYQMLFSMDKVDLTFTNEALDAIAALAMDRKTGARGLRAIMESLLLEPMFDVPGSDVLSVHVTEASVGGKDKPQYVRRGDSTTEEDPQQQEQQAQHVNN, via the exons ATGAGCTGTATAAGGTGCTGTTTGTATAATACAAGATCTCTAGTATCAGCGAATCATGTTACGAATcacg TGCAAAAAATAGTACGAGTTGTAGCAGCAAGATCATTGTCGACGACTTGTGTATTGTCTAAAGCGCCTAGTGAACCAACACCACCTAATAAAGATATTGGCACTACAGCAGGTAGTGGAAATGGAAATGGCAAAGGAGGTGGAGGCGGTggagggaaaaaaaatacattaacaTGCCCAAAGTGTGGGGATCCTTGTACACATGTTGAAACGTTCGTat cGTCAACGAGATTCGTAAAATGCGAAAAGTGTTCCCATTTCTTTGTGGTATTGTCAGAAATTGACTCAAAAAGAAGTCTTAAAGAAACATCAAGAGGTGATGACCCTAAACAAGGATTTTACAGGAAACCTCCACCACctccaaaaaaa atatttGAATACTTGAACAAGCATGTGATAGGTCAAGAATACgctaaaaaagttttgagcGTAGCAGTGTACAATCACTATAAACGTATTCACAATAATCTTCCACCTCAGAATTCGGTGCAAGCCGGCTCTAATCAAGTTGGACCCCAAGAACTCAACTATCCATTTACTCACAGAGGTCTTAAACcgc aTTTACTTCACGTGTCGAGCTTGGGAAATCCATTGAGTGTTGGTCTTCAACACCCGCCTGGTAGTACTGATCAACAAAAAGTCAGTGGTAACCAATCGGTCCCTGGTTCAGATATTTTAGACAGCACTCAACATCAATTGAAATTAGAGAAGAGTAATATTCTTCTATTAGGCCCTACTGGGTCAGGAAAAACTCTGTTAGCTCAAACAATAGCTCAGTGTTTGGATGTACCCTTTGCTATTTGCGATTGTACGACTCTCACTCAAGCTGGATATGTCGGTGAAGACATCGAGAGTGTAATAGCTAAATTACTTCAAGATGCAAACTATATTGTCGAAAGAGCTCAAATGGGTATTGTATTTTTGGACGAGGTTGATAAAATTGGCGCAGTACCCGGAATCCATCAGTTACGTGACGTAGGTGGTGAAGGTGTACAACAGGGTATGCTAAAAATGTTGGAAGGTACTATCGTCAATGTACCGGAAAGAAATAGTTCACGTAAATTACGTGGTGATACATTACAAGTTGACACAACAAATATTCTGTTTGTTGCGTCCGGAGCTTACAATGGCCTTGACAGGCTCGTGTCGCGacgtaaaaatgaaaaatatcttGGTTTTGGTGCTGCACCAGCAACTGAAAATCCTGGTAGACGAGCAGCATCATTAGCTGATGTTGCCAATATGTCACCATCAACTGAAGatgataataaagaaaaagatattTTGCTAAGACAAGTTGAAGCACGAGATCTTATTGATTTTGGAATGATTCCTGAGTTTGTTGGAAGGTTTCCTATTTTGGTGCCTTTCCATACGCTTGACAGAAAAATGCTCGTAAGAATTTTAACTGAACCCAGCAATGCCATGGTCCCACAGTATCAAATGCTGTTTTCAATGGACAag GTTGATTTAACATTTACAAATGAAGCTCTTGATGCAATAGCGGCACTTGCAATGGATAGAAAAACAGGAGCAAGAGGACTTCGTGCTATCATGGAGTCACTTTTACTAGAGCCAATGTTTGATGTACCCGGTAGTGATGTTTTGAGTGTACACGTTACTGAAGCATCTGTTGGTGGTAAAGATAAGCCTCAATATGTAAGAAGAGGTGACTCAACAACTGAAGAAGACCCTCAACAACAAGAACAACAAGCACAGCAtgtgaataattga
- the LOC103575522 gene encoding A disintegrin and metalloproteinase with thrombospondin motifs adt-2, whose translation MSSLSLLVILLFSLVVLSTSQDEDIIYFQSINSTDAKIPIIFTAFGQTIKLKLLRNDKLLAPDFKVWRHSDPNTVEEIVELNKPYSCHYIHEDELITAAISLCEEGVQGLVILKNITLEITPLDKNEQLIFEDIRFDEEMPHIVKRTHVSFFSPSSSFDNLNSGFKKYPFRNSIQNIIEERPRRKQTDELTVELAVFFDEPGYKLFSPYFDYSEKKIRDMLLAYINAVQALFYHPSLGTRINIVLIRLDMMKHQPNDLPHYNGERLKLLNSFCNYTAAKNPKDDSDPNHWDIGLYVSGLDFYAYENGEKNSVTMGLATVSGACLDSYACVIAEFGVTNRFGKPYPSAGFTSVYITAHEIGHNLGMHHDSTGNSCSRDGYIMSPSRGTQGETIWSSCSREVALDLPRTKPCLLDKNLNKFDKTLDHSKFLTLPGRTWTAKRQCELLLRDKDADAVSLTNACQSLSCKSPHRSGYYFAGPALEGTVCEQGKECRGGECLPSLHFLKPLSGAKGNGGWSKWKEFSCVSGCIKKSKGSKIRRRVCNNNQDTKEQFNEDCKGPSYDVMICNDEKLCKKRITIEEFATIKCKEFSEHLPELDKDGTGLQAPHEIGRPWMSCAIFCRRKDIASYYTPRIELNDLGVDPYFPDGTWCHHENNQDYFCLQHHCLPSDFRFAKDALRRNVTNFNNLGPQNARPDNYKIPDELIKYLSLGIDGLPLSKNFPTNITTNDNEWIDNDYIELPYDLDLK comes from the exons TCATTTATTTCCAATCTATCAATTCGACAGATGCTAAg attccaattatttttaccgCCTTTGGTCAAAcgataaaacttaaattactgaggaatgataaattattggcTCCAGATTTTAAAGTTTGGCGGCACAGTGATCCTAATACTGTGGAAGAAATagtagaattaaataaaccaTATTCGTGTCATTATATTCATGAAGATGAGTTGATTACTGCGGCAATAAGTTTGTGCGAAGAAGGAGTACAGGGTCTTgtgatattgaaaaatataactcTTGAAATAACGCCATTGGATAAAAAtgaacaattgatttttgaagaTATTCGTTTTGATGAAGAAATGCCTCATATTGTTAAGAGAACTcatgtatcatttttttctccatcatcttcttttgataatttaaattcaggcTTCAAAAAGTATCCGTTTAggaattcaattcaaaatataattgaagaAAGACCTCGAAGAAAACAAACAGATGAATTAACAGTAGAGCTGGCAGTTTTTTTTGATGAACCGggctataaattattctctCCTTACTTCGAttacagtgaaaaaaaaattcgggatATGTTATTGGCTTATATTAATGCAGTACAAGCTCTTTTTTATCATCCTAGTCTTGGTacaagaataaatattgtgttaaTACGTCTAGACATGATGAAACATCAGCCAAATGATTTACCCCATTACAATGGGGAaagattgaaattattaaattcattttgtaattatacAGCTGCTAAAAATCCCAAAGATGATAGTGATCCCAATCATTGGGATATTGGACTTTATGTATCGGGATTAGATTTTTATGCATATgaaaatggtgaaaaaaataGCGTGACAATGGGTCTTGCAACTGTCTCTGGAGCATGTTTGGATTCATATGCGTGTGTTATTGCTGAATTTGGAGTCACTAATAGATTTGGTAAACCATATCCATCTGCTGGTTTTACATCAGTTTACATTACAGCTCATGAAATAGGTCACAA cttagGAATGCATCATGATTCAACAGGTAACTCTTGTTCTCGTGATGGCTACATCATGTCACCAAGCCGTGGTACACAAGGAGAAACAATTTGGTCTTCATGCAGCCGAGAAGTAGCTCTTGATTTACCACGAACAAAACCCTGTCttcttgataaaaatttaaataaatttgacaaaaCTTTAGATCATTCCAAATTTCTTACATTACCCGGACGTACTTGGACTGCTAAAAGACAgtgtgaattattattaagagataAAGATGCTGATGCTGTTTCACTGACAAATGCTTGTCAGTCATTGTCATGTAAAAGTCCACATCGCAGTGGTTATTACTTTGCTGGTCCAGCATTAGAGGGAACAGTTTGTGAACAGGGTAAAGAATGCCGTGGTGGTGAATGTTTACCAtctttgcattttttaaaaccacTTTCTGGAGCTAAAGGCAATGGTGGTTGGAGTAAATGGAAAGAATTCTCTTGTGTCAGTGGCTGTATTAAAAAGTCTAAAGGATCAAAAATAAGACGTAGagtttgtaataataatcaagATACAAAAGAACAATTTAATGAAGACTGTAAAGGTCCTTCTTACGATGTAATGATTTGTAAcgatgaaaaattatgtaagAAACGTATTACCATCGAAGAGTTTGCAACAATTAAGTGTAAAGAATTTAGCGAGCATTTACCAGAATTAGATAAAGATGGTACTGGTTTACAAGCTCCTCATGAAATAGGAAGACCCTGGATGTCATGTGCTATTTTCTGCCGACGAAAAGATATTGCCTCTTATTATACACCACgtattgaattaaatgatCTTGGTGTGGATCCATATTTCCCTGACGGTACATGGTGTCACCATGAAAATAATCAAGattatttttgtcttcaaCATCATTGTTTGCCCAGTGATTTTAGATTTGCTAAAGACGCTTTGAGACGAAATGTTACTAATTTCAATAACTTGGGACCGCAAAATGCACGACCTGATAACTATAAAATTCCGgatgaattaattaagtatCTGAGTTTGGGTATTGACGGTTTACCATTGTCTAAAAACTTTCCAACTAATATTACAACTAATGACAATGAATGGATAGATAATGATTATATTGAATTGCCGTATGATTTAGacctaaaataa
- the LOC103575514 gene encoding mitochondrial outer membrane protein SLC25A46, with product MAGMAGYDQVYRGRSLDHRQFEDDPDKYYNRGMLRPLPLEQSLPLLSEDLSADNDFAVKKSVGIGCGIVSLITENLLIHPFIVLRRQCQVNPRASTYHLVPITLIPVIIRLHQTQGLSTLWKGIGSVLLVRGLTLAVEDVISKITPWPKEINSESSIKAFGQHLLLKCVSIGIVAPFYSASLVETVQSEIASEKPGILDVFRDGAIRLLEVGTKGRIIPIYALLAPHVAYGVAKYLFSLIVRSVASRIMCLRDRHSQERTGAYSRDLSEGVMQDIELHSTLISMCAADVLFYPLETVVHRLHLQGTRTIIDNLDNGRSVMPLLTGYSGAIDCYRTIVSTEGTLGLYKGFGALVLQFGIHFLVLKATKYILTEIGTILKTKPKVVKTQQNIYYNEG from the exons ATGGCAGGTATGGCAGGTTATGATCAAGTTTACAGGGGTAGATCACTAGATCACAGACAATTTGAAGATGATCcggataaatattataatcgTGGTATGTTGAGACCATTACCACTAGAACAATCATTACCACTTCTATCAGAAGATTTATCAGCTGACAATG acttTGCAGTTAAAAAGTCTGTAGGAATTGGCTGTGGGATAGTAAGCTTAATAACAGAGAATCTTTTGATTCATCCGTTCATTGTTTTAAGAAGACAATGTCAAGTTAATCCGCGAGCATCAACCTATCATTTAGTGCCCATAACATTGATACCGGTGATAATAAGATTACATCAAACTCAAGGTCTGAGCACACTCTGGAAAGGTATTGGTTCAGTGTTATTAGTACGAGGTTTAACATTAGCTGTTGAAGATGTTATTTCTAAAATTACCCCTTGGCCGAA aGAAATTAACAGTGAAAGTTCTATAAAAGCTTTTGGACAACATTTACTTCTCAAATG tgtttCGATTGGAATAGTTGCTCCATTTTACTCAGCATCTTTAGTTGAGACTGTGCAGTCAGAAATAGCTTCTGAAAAACCTGGAATACTTGATGTGTTTCGTGATGGAGCTATCAGACTATTAGAAGTAGGAACCAAAGGCAGAATTATTCCAATTTATGCACTTCTTGCTCCACATGTTGCTTATGGAGTTGctaaatacttattttcattgattgtAAGAAGTGTTGCTAGTCGGATAATGTGTCTGAGAGATAGACATTCACAAGAAAGGACT ggagCTTATAGTCGAGATTTATCTGAAGGAGTGATGCAAGACATTGAATTACATTCAACATTAATATCAATGTGCGCAGCAGATGTGTTATTTTACCCACTTGAGACTGTTGTTCATCGGCTTCATCTCCAAGGCACTCGAACTATCATTGATAATCTTGATAATGGACGAAGTGTTATGCCACTTTTGACGGGATACAGTGGAGCTATTGATTGTTATCGTACGATTGTTAGTACTGAAGGTACATTAGGTCTGTACAAAGGTTTTGGTGCTCTTGTATTACAATTtggtatacattttttagtattaaaagcGACTAAATATATTCTCACGGAAATTGGTACGATATTGAAAACAAAACCTAAAGTAGTTAAAacacaacaaaatatttattacaatgaaggttaa